The Naumovozyma dairenensis CBS 421 chromosome 1, complete genome genome includes a region encoding these proteins:
- the SFA1 gene encoding bifunctional alcohol dehydrogenase/S-(hydroxymethyl)glutathione dehydrogenase (similar to Saccharomyces cerevisiae SFA1 (YDL168W); ancestral locus Anc_7.350) → MLPKTFNRKVFTTFSSVFQKRPPLCTSLRLITTTEGRGFLQSKSEKYKAKQFNTQLNQNKLTNISIGKLPISRSPLTQFIQTRSIMSTTQGKPITCTAAVAYEAGKPLTVEDIVVDPPKAHEVRIKIDYTAVCHTDAYTLSGVDPEGAFPSILGHEGSGIVESVGEGVTNVKVGDHVIALYTAECGECKFCKSGXXXXXXXAVDKNAPMDSICLLGCGVTTGYGAAIKTANVQKGDTVAVFGAGTVGLSVVQGAKARGASKIIVVDVNDQKKQWSMDFGATDFINPKTDLKEGETIVSKLIEMTDGGLEYTFDCTGNTKVMRDALEACHKGWGESIIIGVAAAGEEISTRPFQLVTGRVWKGSAFGGIKGRSEMGGLIKDYQNGNLKVDEFITHRRPFTEINNAFEDLHHGDCLRTVLDLSK, encoded by the coding sequence ATGCTCCCAAAAACTTTCAATCGAAAAGTATTCACTACATTTTCGTCAGTATTTCAAAAGAGACCTCCCTTATGTACTTCCCTCCGGCTTATTACCACTACCGAAGGGCGGGGGTTCTTACAATctaaaagtgaaaaatataaagctAAGCAATTTAACACCCAATTGAACCAGAACAAGCTTACAAACATTTCCATTGGAAAACTTCCAATTTCTAGGAGCCCACTAACTCAATTCATTCAGACTCGATCAATTATGTCTACTACCCAAGGGAAACCAATTACATGTACAGCAGCTGTCGCATACGAAGCCGGGAAACCATTGACTGTTGAAGATATTGTCGTTGATCCACCAAAGGCTCATGAAGTTCGTATTAAAATCGACTACACTGCTGTTTGTCATACCGATGCTTATACTCTTTCAGGTGTAGATCCAGAAGGTGCATTCCCATCTATCTTAGGCCATGAAGGGTCAGGTATAGTGGAATCTGTCGGTGAAGGTGTCACTAATGTTAAAGTTGGTGATCATGTCATTGCTTTATATACTGCTGAATGTGGTGAATGTAAATTCTGTAAATCTGGNNNNNNNNNNNNNNNNNNNNNNGCCGTTGATAAGAATGCTCCAATGGACTCAATCTGTTTATTGGGTTGTGGTGTCACCACTGGGTATGGTGCAGCCATTAAGACTGCAAATGTTCAAAAAGGTGATACTGTCGCCGTGTTTGGTGCAGGTACTGTTGGTCTATCTGTTGTGCAAGGTGCAAAAGCAAGAGGTGCATCCAAGATTATTGTAGTCGATGTCAACGatcaaaagaaacaatggTCAATGGATTTTGGTGCTACTGATTTCATTAACCCGAAGActgatttgaaagaagGTGAAACTATTGTTTCTAAGTTGATAGAAATGACTGACGGTGGGTTAGAATATACCTTTGATTGTACCGGTAATACTAAAGTTATGAGAGATGCCCTAGAAGCTTGTCATAAAGGTTGGGGTgaatctattattattggtgtTGCAGCTGCCGGTGAAGAGATTTCTACTAGACCATTCCAATTGGTTACTGGTAGAGTTTGGAAAGGCTCTGCCTTTGGTGGTATCAAAGGTAGATCGGAAATGGGTGGTTTAATCAAAGACTACCAAAATGGTAACTTAAaagttgatgaatttattactCACAGAAGACCATTTACTGAAATCAATAATGCATTTGAAGACTTACATCACGGTGACTGTTTGAGAACAGTCTTAGATCTTTCTAAATAG
- the NOP56 gene encoding snoRNP complex protein NOP56 (similar to Saccharomyces cerevisiae SIK1 (YLR197W); ancestral locus Anc_7.354) — MAPIEYLLFEEPTGYAIFKVKLQQDDIGSRLKEVQEQINDFGSFTKLVELVSFAPFKGAAEALENANDVSEGLVSESLKAILDLNLPKGSKGKTVTLAISDKNLGPSIKEEFPYVDCLANELAQDLIRGVRLHGEKLFKGLQSGDLERAQLGLGHAYSRAKVKFSVQKNDNHIIQAIALLDQLDKDINTFAMRVKEWYGWHFPELAKLVPDNYKFAQLVLFIKDKASLNDESLHDLAAILGDDAGIAQRVIDNARISMGQDISETDMENVSIFAQRVVSLVEYRKQLFDYLCEKMHTVAPNLSELIGEVIGARLISHAGSLTNLSKQAASTVQILGAEKALFRALKTKGNTPKYGLIYHSGFIAKASAKNKGRISRYLANKCSMASRIDNYSDEPTNVFGSVLKKQVEQRLEFYNTGKPTLKNELAIQEAMDLYNKEKPETEEKEDKVSSKKRKLEDDEEEKEPKKEKKEKKEKRKRKKKRRRKKRKKKRKRKIRRRIRRRSN; from the coding sequence atgGCTCCTattgaatatcttttatttgaagaacCAACTGGTTATgcaattttcaaagttaAATTACAACAAGATGATATTGGATCAAGATTAAAGGAAGTTCAAGAacaaattaatgattttggTTCCTTTACGAAATTAGTCGAATTAGTTTCCTTCGCTCCTTTCAAAGGTGCTGCTGAAGCTTTGGAAAACGCTAACGATGTCTCTGAAGGTTTAGTTTCTGAAAGTTTGAAAGCTATCttagatttgaatttaCCAAAGGGTTCCAAGGGTAAGACTGTCACTTTAGCAATCTCTGATAAGAACTTAGGTCCTTCtatcaaagaagaattcCCATACGTCGATTGTCTTGCTAATGAATTAGCTCAAGATTTAATTCGTGGTGTTAGATTACACggtgaaaaattattcaaaggTTTACAATCAGGTGATTTGGAAAGAGCTCAATTAGGTTTAGGTCACGCTTATTCAAGAGCTAAAGTTAAGTTTTCTGTCCAAAAGAATGATAACCATATTATTCAAGCTATTGCCCTATTGGATCAATTagataaagatattaaCACTTTTGCCATGAGAGTTAAGGAATGGTACGGATGGCATTTCCCAGAATTGGCCAAATTAGTTCCAGACAATTATAAATTTGCCCAATTAgttttattcattaaagaTAAGGCAtctttaaatgatgaatctTTACATGATTTAGCTGCCATTCTAGGTGATGATGCAGGTATCGCTCAAAGAGTCATTGATAACGCTAGAATCTCTATGGGTCAAGATATATCAGAAACTGATATGGAAAACGTTTCTATTTTTGCTCAAAGAGTTGTTTCATTAGTGGAATACAGAAAACAATTATTTGATTACTTGTGTGAAAAGATGCATACTGTTGCTCCAAATCTATCAGAATTGATCGGTGAAGTCATTGGTGCTAGATTGATTTCTCATGCTGGTTCTTTGACTAACTTATCTAAGCAAGCTGCTTCTACTGTGCAAATTCTTGGTGCTGAAAAGGCTTTATTCAGAGCTTTAAAGACTAAAGGAAACACCCCAAAATATGGTTTGATTTATCACAGTGGGTTCATTGCTAAAGCTTCTGCTAAGAATAAGGGTAGAATTTCTAGATATTTGGCTAACAAGTGTTCTATGGCTTCTAGAATCGATAACTATTCCGATGAACCAACTAACGTATTTGGTTCCgttttgaagaaacaagTCGAACAAAGATTAGAATTCTACAACACAGGTAAACCAACCTTGAAGAATGAATTAGCCATTCAAGAAGCTATGGATCtatataataaagagaAACCAGAAACTGAAGAGAAGGAAGACAAGGTTTCATcaaaaaagagaaaattagaagatgatgaagaagaaaaggaaccaaagaaggagaagaaagagaagaaggaaaaaaggaaaagaaagaaaaaaaggagaagaaagaaaagaaagaaaaaaaggaaaagaaagataagaagaaggataagaagaagaagtaattga
- the GLT1 gene encoding glutamate synthase (NADH) (similar to Saccharomyces cerevisiae GLT1 (YDL171C); ancestral locus Anc_7.361) gives MQLKSEPFDLLEDAYEGGSYNIDQLTHENTKSWANVIPDKCGLYDPDYERDACGVGFVANIKGEPSHKIISDAKFLLVNMTHRGAVSTDGNGDGAGILVGIPHEFMKREFKLDLNIDIPERGKYAVGNVFFQKIDNEDQDSLKRQEKVDALNKNKKIFEDLANSLKLNVLGWRNVPVDTTILGSVAKSREPTILQPMIVPLNDTEEFNETEFNTNLYLLRKQASNTIGIENWFYACSLNNKTIVYKGQLTPAQVYSYYPDLTNAYFQSHLALVHSRFSTNTFPSWDRAQPLRWLAHNGEINTLRGNKNWMHSREGSMYSETFKDQLDKLYPIIEEGGSDSAALDNVLELLTTNGNLSLPEAIMMLVPEAYHEDMDSDLKAWYDWAACLMEPWDGPALLTFTDGRYCGAALDRNGLRPCRYYITSDDRVICASEVGVIPIDNALVIEKGKLKPGDLFLADTETGELVDTKKLKLQIAKKKDFKSWLSKVIKLDDLLEKTKNYIPTEFVPKEGIPSFKVQQDPRILANGYTFEQVSLLLTPMALTGKEALGAMGNDSPLACLNRDPVLLYDYFRQLFAQVTNPPIDPIREANVMSLECFVGPQGNLLDINQSQCERLLLRSPILFWEEFQALKQIDKAYPSWSVGEIDITFSKSAGLLGYTATIERITKEASAAIEAGNKIIFISDRKLGEDRVSISSLIAVSTIHHHLIRNRQRSQTALILETAEAKEIHHFCTLLGYGCDGIFPYLVMETLVRMNREGLIRNVDDDDHNTDDKTLLSNYKHAVDAGIMKVMSKMGISTLASYKGAQIFEALGLDNSVIDLSFPGTASRIKGVTFEYLAQDAFSFHERGYPSRKTANRSVTLPEAGEYHWRDGGYKHVNDPTAIASLQDSVRNKNDASWELYVKKEMEAIKDCTLRGLLELDYDNSTAIPIEQVEPWTEIARRFASGAMSYGSISMEAHSTLAIAMNRLGAKSNCGEGGEDAERSIVSPNGDTMRSAIKQVASARFGVTSYYLSDADEIQIKIAQGAKPGEGGELPAHKVSKEIAKTRHSTPNVGLISPPPHHDIYSIEDLKQLIYDLKCANPRAGISVKLVSEVGVGIVASGVAKAKADHILISSHDGGTGAARWTSVKYAGLPWELGLAETHQTLVLNDLRRNVVVQTDGQLRTGFDLAVAILLGAESFTLATIPLIVMGCVMLRRCHLNSCAVGIATQDPYLRSKFQGQPEHVINFFYYLIQDLRMIMAKLGFRTVDEMVGHSEKLKKRADANAKAFNIDLSPILTPAHEIRPGVPTKFTKKQDHKLHTRLDNKLIDEAEVTLDRGLPVNIDAQIINTDRALGATLSYRVSKRFGENGLPQDTIVVNIEGSAGQSFGAFLAPGITFILDGDANDYVGKGLSGGIIVVRPPKGSKFKSDENVIVGNTCLYGATSGTVFISGGVGERFGVRNSGATVVVERIKGNNAFEYMTGGRAIVLSQMESLNAFSGATGGIAYCLVSDYEAFTTKINKDTVELENLQDPVEIAFVKNLIQEHFHYTKSELAEKILANFNHYLKNFVKVIPTDYKKVLDKEAADKAKEKATATANYLKNFKALQSAPNDSIDATNGEINDLMRSRKANKAIVSHKSTLNEPEVVDLEDAVPDPEQLEKNAEKIEKLRGFMKYARRHETYRSPSTRVKDWKEFVKPISKKDAKYQTARCMDCGTPFCSADTGCPLSNVIPKFNELVFKNQWKLALDKLLETNNYPEFTGRVCPAPCEGACTLGISENPVGIKSIERIIIDNGFKEGWIKPCPPEIRTDKRIAVIGSGPAGMACADQLNKAGHNVTVYERADRCGGLLMYGIPNMKLEKSIVDRRFDILRAEGIEFICNTEIGKDISMEELQNEYDAVVYAIGSTIPRDLNIKGRDLKNIDFAMELLEDNTKALLNNDLETIRKEVEGKKVVVIGGGDTGNDCLGTSVRHGAKSVINFELLPCPPNERARDNPWPQWPRIMRVDYGHSEVKEHYGNDPREYCIFAKEFIGNENNEVKAIKTVRVEWKKSESGVWQMVEIPNTEETFEADLVLLSMGFVGPELIEDANVTKTSKGTIMTDNDASYHVAGNVYAAGDCRRGQSLIVWAIQEGRKCAHSIDIDLMGSTKLPCNGGIVKRDFNLLEDLAAEVAYA, from the coding sequence ATGCAATTAAAATCTGAACCATTCGATCTATTGGAAGATGCATACGAAGGTGGATCCTACAACATTGACCAATTGACTCATGAAAATACCAAATCATGGGCAAATGTCATCCCAGACAAATGTGGTCTTTATGATCCAGATTATGAACGTGACGCATGTGGTGTTGGTTTCGTCGCTAACATAAAAGGTGAACCATCTCACAAAATTATCTCCGATGCTAAATTTCTCTTAGTTAACATGACTCACAGAGGTGCAGTCTCTACTGATGGTAATGGGGATGGTGCTGGTATCTTAGTTGGTATTCCTCATGAATTTATGAAAAGGGAATTCAAATTGGatttaaatattgatattccTGAAAGAGGCAAATATGCCGTCGGTAACGtcttctttcaaaagattGATAACGAAGATCAAGATTCACTTAAAAGACAAGAAAAAGTTGATGCTCTTAataagaacaaaaaaatattcgaAGATTTAGCTAActctttgaaattaaatgtCTTGGGCTGGAGAAATGTTCCGGTTGACACTACTATCTTAGGTTCTGTCGCTAAATCTCGTGAACCAACTATTCTTCAACCAATGATTGTTCCACTAAATGATACTGAAGAATTTAACGAAACTGAATTTAATACGAACTTATACCTTTTGAGAAAACAAGCTTCCAATACAATTGGTATTGAAAATTGGTTCTATGCATGTTCCTTAAATAACAAAACCATTGTTTACAAAGGTCAATTAACTCCAGCTCAAGTTTACAGTTATTATCCAGATTTAACAAACGCTTATTTTCAATCTCATTTAGCTTTGGTCCATTCAAGGTTCTCAACGAATACTTTTCCATCTTGGGATAGAGCGCAACCATTACGTTGGTTAGCTCATAATGGTGAAATCAACACTTTAAGAGGTAACAAAAATTGGATGCACTCTAGAGAAGGTTCTATGTATTCAGAAACTTTTAAAGACCAACTAGACAAACTATAtccaattattgaagaaggtgGTTCTGATTCTGCAGCTTTAGATAACGTTTTGGAACTATTAACTACCAATGGTAATTTATCACTACCAGAAGCTATCATGATGTTAGTCCCAGAAGCTTATCATGAGGACATGGATTCTGACTTGAAAGCTTGGTATGATTGGGCTGCTTGTTTAATGGAACCATGGGATGGTCCAGCTTTGTTAACCTTCACCGACGGTAGATACTGTGGTGCTGCTTTAGATAGAAATGGGTTAAGACCATGTCGTTACTACATCACTTCTGATGATAGAGTCATTTGTGCTTCAGAAGTTGGTGTCATTCCAATTGATAATGCTTTGGTTATTGAAAAGGGTAAATTGAAACCTGGTGATTTATTCTTAGCCGATACAGAAACCGGTGAATTGGTTGATacaaagaaattgaaattacaaattgctaagaagaaagatttcaaatcatGGTTATCCAAAGTAATCAAATTAGACGACCTTTTGGAAAAGACAAAGAATTACATTCCTACTGAATTTGTTCCAAAAGAAGGTATCCCATCATTCAAAGTTCAACAAGACCCACGTATCTTAGCTAATGGTTATACTTTCGAACAAGTTTCTCTGTTATTAACACCAATGGCTTTAACTGGTAAAGAAGCTTTAGGTGCTATGGGTAATGATTCTCCACTAGCTTGTCTAAATAGAGACCCAGTTTTACTATACGATTATTTTAGACAATTGTTTGCTCAAGTTACGAATCCACCAATCGATCCAATTCGTGAAGCTAACGTTATGTCCTTAGAATGTTTTGTTGGTCCTCAAGGTAATTTGTTGGATATTAATCAATCTCAATGTGAACGTTTACTATTAAGATCTCCAATCCTTTTCTGGGAAGAATTCCAAGCTTTGAAGCAAATTGATAAAGCTTACCCATCATGGTCTGTCGGTGAAATTGATATTACTTTCTCTAAATCTGCTGGATTACTAGGATACACTGCTACCATTGAACGTATCACAAAGGAGGCTAGTGCTGCCATTGAAGCCGGTAACaagattattttcatttcagATAGAAAATTAGGTGAAGATCGTGTTTCtatttcatcattgatTGCTGTTAGTAccattcatcatcatttgattAGGAACAGACAACGTTCTCAAACAGCTTTGATTTTAGAAACTGCTGAAGCCAAagaaattcatcatttctGTACATTACTTGGTTATGGTTGTGATGGTATCTTCCCATACTTAGTCATGGAAACTTTGGTTAGAATGAATAGAGAAGGCTTAATCCGTAATGTtgacgatgatgatcaCAATACTGATGATAAGACCTTGTTAAGTAATTATAAACACGCTGTTGATGCTGGTATTATGAAGGTTATGTCTAAGATGGGTATTTCTACTTTAGCAAGTTACAAGGGTGCCCAAATTTTTGAAGCTTTAGGTCTTGACAACTCTGTTATTGACTTATCTTTCCCTGGTACTGCTTCTAGAATTAAAGGTGTTACTTTCGAATATCTAGCTCAAGATGCTTTCTCCTTCCATGAACGTGGTTATCCATCCAGAAAGACGGCCAACAGATCTGTGACATTACCTGAAGCTGGTGAATATCACTGGAGAGATGGTGGTTATAAGCATGTTAACGATCCAACTGCTATTGCTTCTTTACAAGATTCTGtcagaaacaaaaatgatGCTTCATGGGAATTATATgttaagaaagaaatggaaGCCATTAAAGACTGTACATTAAGAGGtttattagaattagatTATGATAACTCCACAGCTATCCCGATTGAACAAGTTGAACCGTGGACTGAAATTGCTAGAAGATTTGCCTCCGGTGCTATGTCATATGGTTCCATCTCCATGGAAGCTCATTCTACGCTTGCTATCGCTATGAACCGTCTAGGCGCTAAATCTAATTGTGGTGAAGGTGGTGAAGATGCTGAGCGTTCTATTGTGTCTCCAAACGGTGATACTATGAGATCTGCCATTAAACAAGTTGCTTCTGCCAGATTCGGTGTTACATCATATTATCTATCTGATGCTGATGAAATTCAGATTAAGATTGCTCAAGGTGCTAAGCCTGGTGAAGGTGGTGAATTACCAGCTCATAAGGTTTCCAAGGAAATCGCTAAGACGAGACATTCTACTCCAAATGTTGGTTTAATTTCTCCACCTCCACATCATGATATTTATTCtattgaagatttgaaacaattgatCTATGATTTGAAATGTGCTAATCCAAGAGCTGGTATTTCTGTTAAATTAGTTTCAGAAGTCGGTGTCGGTATTGTTGCCTCCGGTGTTGCCAAAGCTAAGGCAGACCATATCTTAATCTCCTCTCATGATGGTGGTACTGGTGCTGCTCGTTGGACCTCGGTTAAATATGCTGGTCTACCATGGGAGTTAGGTTTAGCTGAAACTCATCAAACATTGGTACTAAATGACTTGAGACGTAACGTTGTTGTTCAAACTGATGGTCAATTGAGAACTGGTTTCGATCTTGCTGTTGCCATCTTACTTGGTGCTGAATCCTTTACTTTAGCTACTATTCCATTAATTGTTATGGGTTGTGTTATGCTAAGAAGATGTCATTTGAACTCTTGTGCTGTTGGTATTGCTACCCAAGATCCATATTTGAGAAGTAAATTCCAAGGTCAACCAGAACAtgttattaatttcttctattatttgattcaagATTTAAGAATGATTATGGCTAAATTAGGTTTCCGTACCGTTGATGAAATGGTTGGTCACTCcgaaaaattaaagaagagaGCTGACGCTAATGCAAAGGCTTTCaatattgatttatcaCCAATCCTAACTCCAGCTCATGAAATCCGTCCTGGTGTTCCAACTAAATTtacaaagaaacaagaCCATAAATTGCATACTCGTTTAGATAACAAATTAATCGATGAAGCTGAAGTTACTTTAGATCGTGGATTACCAGTCAATATCGATGCTCAAATTATTAACACTGATCGTGCCTTAGGTGCTACTTTGTCCTACAGAGTCTCCAAGAGATTTGGTGAAAACGGGTTACCACAAGATACCATTGTCGTTAATATTGAAGGTTCAGCAGGTCAATCATTTGGTGCCTTCTTAGCTCCAGGTATTACATTTATCTTAGATGGTGATGCCAATGATTATGTTGGTAAAGGTTTATCTGGTGGTATCATTGTTGTTAGACCTCCAAAGGGATCTAAATTCAAGAGtgatgaaaatgttatTGTTGGTAACACATGTTTGTATGGTGCTACATCTGGTACTGTTTTTATTTCTGGTGGTGTTGGTGAAAGATTTGGTGTTCGTAACTCAGGTGCTAccgttgttgttgaaagAATCAAGGGTAACAATGcatttgaatatatgaCTGGTGGTCGTGCCATTGTTTTATCTCAAATGGAATCATTGAATGCGTTCTCTGGTGCTACTGGTGGTATTGCATACTGTTTGGTTTCGGATTATGAAGCATTCACCACGAAGATTAACAAGGATACCgttgaattggaaaacCTACAAGATCCTGTTGAAATTGCATTCGTTAAGAATTTGATTCAAGAACATTTCCATTACACTAAATCTGAATTAGCTGAAAAGATTCTTGCTAACTTCAaccattatttgaagaatttcgTTAAAGTAATTCCAACTGATTATAAGAAGGTTCTTGATAAGGAAGCTGCTGACAAAGCTAAGGAAAAGGCCACTGCTACAGCCAATTACTTGAAAAACTTTAAAGCTTTACAAAGTGCTCCAAATGATTCCATTGATGCAACTAACGgtgaaattaatgatttaatgaGATCACGTAAGGCCAATAAAGCTATTGTTTCTCATAAATCTACCTTAAATGAACCAGAAGTTGTTGATTTAGAGGATGCAGTTCCAGATCCTgaacaattagaaaagaatgCTGAAAAGATTGAGAAGTTACGTGGATTTATGAAGTATGCTCGTCGTCACGAAACATATAGAAGTCCATCCACTAGAGTAAAAGATTGGAAAGAATTTGTGAAACCAATTTCTAAGAAGGATGCTAAATACCAAACTGCTAGATGTATGGATTGTGGTACACCATTTTGTTCTGCTGATACTGGTTGTCCATTATCTAATGTTATTCCTAAATTTAATGAGTTAGTGTTTAAGAATCAATGGAAATTAGctcttgataaattattggAAACTAATAATTATCCAGAATTTACTGGTAGAGTTTGTCCTGCCCCATGTGAAGGTGCATGTACATTAGGTATTAGTGAAAATCCAGTTGGTATTAAATccattgaaagaattattattgataatggGTTTAAAGAGGGTTGGATTAAACCATGTCCACCTGAAATTCGTACTGATAAGCGTATTGCTGTTATTGGATCTGGTCCAGCAGGTATGGCATGTGCtgatcaattgaataaagCTGGTCATAATGTTACTGTGTATGAAAGAGCTGATCGTTGTGGTGGGTTATTAATGTATGGTATTCCAAATATGAAACTGGAAAAATCTATTGTTGACCGTCGTTTTGATATCTTGAGAGCTGAAggtattgaatttatttgtaACACTGAAATTGGTAAGGATATTTCTATggaagaattacaaaacGAATATGACGCTGTTGTTTATGCTATTGGTTCTACCATTCCAAGAGATTTAAACATTAAGGGACgtgatttgaaaaacattGATTTTGCCAtggaattattagaagataaTACCAAAGCTTTATTAAACAATGATTTAGAGACTATTCGCAAAGAAGTTGAAGGTAAGAaagttgttgttattggtGGTGGTGATACTGGTAATGATTGTTTAGGTACATCTGTTAGACATGGTGCTAAATCTGTTATTAATTTCGAATTATTACCATGTCCACCAAATGAACGTGCTAGAGACAATCCATGGCCACAATGGCCACGTATTATGAGAGTGGATTATGGTCATTCTGAAGTTAAAGAACATTATGGTAATGATCCTCGTGAATATTGTATTTTTGCTAAGGAATTTATTggtaatgaaaataatgaagttaAAGCTATTAAGACAGTTAGAGTTGAATGGAAGAAATCTGAAAGTGGTGTATGGCAAATGGTTGAAATTCCAAATACTGAAGAAACATTTGAAGCTGATTTAGTTTTATTATCTATGGGTTTTGTTGGGCCTGAATTGATTGAAGATGCTAATGTCACCAAGACATCTAAGGGTACCATTATGACTGATAATGATGCGTCATATCATGTTGCAGGCAATGTTTATGCTGCTGGTGATTGCAGAAGAGGTCAATCTTTGATTGTTTGGGCTATTCAAGAAGGTAGAAAATGTGCACATTccattgatattgatttgaTGGGATCCACCAAATTACCATGTAATGGTGGTATTGTTAAGCgtgatttcaatttattagaagatttaGCAGCTGAAGTTGCTTATGCTTAG
- the UGX2 gene encoding Ugx2p (similar to Saccharomyces cerevisiae UGX2 (YDL169C); ancestral locus Anc_7.355), translating to MSRLFLSEAMRESETPVVYSTSSNFSNFSYNNKPTLCISSSYSQGFIWNQDLFATQYEQNYKVIYDGHEDDLPSLIETFRNHIKRIKKKHERHISFSSPFEDESDKDNEDDYWQGNFSSFPPYGRGSIYSDRPRRKSERSISFTSDSKSGVYRKADVIDVEVDSDTPENRHLKFLLS from the coding sequence atgagcAGGCTATTCTTATCAGAAGCAATGAGGGAAAGTGAAACCCCAGTCGTGTATTCAACAAGttctaatttttccaatttctcATATAACAATAAACCAACCCTTTGTATATCGAGTTCTTATTCACAGGGATTCATATGGAATCAAGATTTGTTTGCCACACAATATGaacaaaattataaagTCATTTACGATGGTCATGAAGATGACCTTCCTTCACTTATTGAAACATTTAGAAACCatattaaaagaataaagaagaagcatGAAAGACATATCTCATTCTCGTCACCctttgaagatgaatcaGATAAAGacaatgaagatgattatTGGCAAGGTAATTTCTCGAGTTTTCCTCCATACGGGAGAGGGAGTATTTACTCTGATAGGCCTAGAAGAAAATCTGAAAGAAGTATTAGTTTTACCTCTGATTCTAAAAGTGGTGTCTATAGAAAAGCAGACGTTATTGATGTTGAAGTAGACTCAGATACTCCTGAGAATCGACATTTGAAGTTTTTACTCTCATAA